A window of Apium graveolens cultivar Ventura chromosome 8, ASM990537v1, whole genome shotgun sequence contains these coding sequences:
- the LOC141680354 gene encoding uncharacterized protein LOC141680354, which produces MLKTQKILCPCARCVNFKKIIIKIIRGHLYESGFSLGYLDWIWHGEGVSSSTKSSVGSTCPAKKPTPPSETYNVCQATYNDDEDWDNESDDFKRYVADAEQPLFEGSECTKLESVLKLHNWKARFGVSDKAFTDLLELVGSFLPKEHVLPGSMYEAKKTLTDLGLEYVKIHACPNDCVLYRGPAAESLSECPKCHLSRWKIGKDGKVRVNVPAKVMWYFPIIPRFKRLFKSVDIAKLMSWHAENRSKDGNMRHPSDSPAWRNVDYRWPEFGSEARNIRLGLAADGINPHNNGLNNRYSFWPVMLVMYNLPPWLCMKRKFMMLSTLIFGSYEPGNNIDIYLQPMIDDLKKLWEEGEPNVYDAHRKSVFTLKAVLIWTLNDFPGYGNLSGCINKGYKACPICGDNTVARYLSHSRKMCYLGHRRYLDEHHPYRRQRIAFDGQQELGYATEPLSGEEVLMQQQQLEFSFGKGEGEKDVMHIEKNVCDNIIGTLLNMKYKTKDSVASRLDMIDMSVRTDLASEIGEKRTYLTPSPFTLSKKEKKTMLTSLSNMKLPYGHASNIRNCVSLIDMKLYGLKSHDCHILLQQLLPVCIRSVLPKNVREESAEFCTGFLSERSRTAGLQKDDDKFSGPVGRVPMKSVAEKERDEAHLAVLLNNPEVGLYVRLHKEHLERIYQGKKKSVQWLLGEHNRQFPDWFQQKVSIEMRENSEAVSETIRWLAGKPSFIADLQRLYC; this is translated from the exons atgctaaaaacccAAAAAATACTGTGCCCTTGTGCACGCTGCGTTAacttcaaaaaaattattatcaagATAATCAGGGGTCATCTTTATGAATCTGGTTTTAGTTTAGGATATTTggattggatttggcatggagaaGGGGTTTCTAGTAGTACTAAGTCATCAGTTGGTAGTACTTGTCCTGCTAAAAAGCCCACACCCCCTTCAGAAACATATAATGTATGTCAAGCAACATATAATGATGATGAAGATTGGGATAATGAATCTGATGACTTTAAGAGGTATGTTGCTGATGCGGAACAACCTCTTTTTGAGGGAAGCGAGTGCACTAAACTAGAGTCAGTCCTCAAATTACATAATTGGAAGGCTAGGTTTGGAGTTAGTGATAAAGCCTTTACCGATCTTCTTGAATTAGTTGGCTCTTTTCTTCCTAAAGAGCATGTGCTTCCGGGTAGTATGTATGAAGCTAAGAAAACCTTAACTGATTTAGGACTTGAGTATGTCAAAATCCACGCTTGTCCAAATGACTGCGTATTATACAGGGGACCAGCTGCTGAGTCTTTATCTGAGTGTCCCAAATGCCATCTTTCTCGCTGGAAAATTGGGAAAGATGGTAAAGTTAGGGTTAATGTTCCAGCCAAAGTGATGTGGTATTTTCCGATAATCCCTAGATTTAAACGACTGTTTAAATCTGTTGATATTGCTAAATTAATGAGTTGGCATGCGGAGAATCGATCTAAAGATGGAAATATGCGTCATCCATCTGATTCTCCTGCTTGGCGAAATGTAGATTATAGGTGGCCCGAGTTTGGTAGCGAGGCTAGAAATATACGCTTAGGATTAGCGGCCGATGGTATAAATCCACACAACAATGGATTAAACAATCGGTATAGTTTTTGGCCGGTCATGTTAGTAATGtataatcttcctccatggttatgcatgaagaggaagtttatgatgttatCGACATTGATTTTTGGCTCGTATGAGCCTGGAAATAACATTGACATATATCTACAACCAATGATCgatgatttaaaaaaattatgggAGGAAGGGGAACCAAATGTGTATGATGCACATAGAAAATCTGTCTTCACTTTAAAGGCAGTTCTGATATGGACACTAAACGACTTCCCGGGATACGGAAATCTGTCAGGCTGCATAAATAAGGGGTATAAGGCTTGTCCAATATGTGGTGATAACACTGTCGCTAGATATTTAAGTCATAGTAGGAAAATGTGTTATCTAGGCCATCGTCGGTATTTAGATGAGCATCATCCTTATAGGAGGCAGCGGATAGCATTTGATGGACAACAGGAACTTGGTTACGCAACTGAGCCACTTAGCGGAGAAGAAGTATTAATGCAACAACAACAACTTGAATTTAGTTTTGGGAAGGGGGAAGGCGAAAAAG ATGTTATGCACATCGAGAAGAATGTGTGCGATAATATAATTGGGACACTACTTAATATGAAATACAAGACTAAGGACAGTGTTGCCTCTCGTCTTGATATGATTGATATGAGTGTAAGGACGGATTTAGCTTCTGAAATAGGTGAAAAGAGGACATACTTAACTCCTTCCCCTTTTACTTTGtctaaaaaagaaaaaaaaactatGTTGACATCATTGTCCAATATGAAACTTCCATATGGACATGCATCAAATATCAGAAACTGTGTATCACTGATTGATATGAAGTTGTATGGACTAAAGTCGCACGACTGCCATATCCTACTCCAGCAATTACTACCGGTTTGTATTCGTTCCGTGCTTCCAAAAAATGTTAGG GAAGAATCAGCCGAGTTTTGTACGGGGTTCCTAAGCGAGAGAAGTAGAACTGCAGGTCTTCAGAAAGATGATGACAAGTTTTCCGGTCCAGTAGGTCGTGTGCCAATGAAGTCTGTTGCCGAAAAAGAACGAGATGAGGCACATCTCGCGGTCCTTCTTAATAATCCTGAAGTGGGACTATACGTTCG ATTGCATAAGGAACACTTGGAAAGAATTTACCAAGGAAAAAAGAAGAGTGTACAATGGCTTTTGGGAGAGCACAATCGACAATTTCCCGATTGGTTTCAACAAAAA GTAAGTATAGAAATGAGAGAAAATTCTGAAGCCGTGTCTGAAACAATTAGATGGTTGGCTGGAAAACCTTCATTCATTGCTGACTTACAAAGGCTATATTGTTGA